The stretch of DNA GCCCAGGGCCGTGTCTCAGCGGCGTGCCGGGCCCACCGCCCGTCGGGCCCGACGACCAGCACGGACCGGGCCGCCGCGCGCAACGCCACCGCAGATCTCGCCCCAAAGAATCCGGTGTCCGTCTGCTCAGCCGATTCGGCGAGTGCGAACCATCCGTGGAATTCGCGCATCCTAGCTCAGGTCATGCGCCGACCTGCTACAGCGGTCTTTGGTGCAACTGCCGAGCTCGGCCAAGCTTTCGTATGCTCAACCACGCAATATGCCCGACAGCCAAGAAAGGCAGAGCGTCGATGGCGTCGTGACCCGCTTCCGTGTCACGGCGCGGCGCATAGGAACTCCGCGTAACGCTCCTCGACCGCGTCGCGGCTCGGCTTCTCGACCTGCCTGCGCGGCACCTGCAGCTGAACGCCGGCCATCTCTTGCAACCCGTGCAGCAGCATCGGCCCGTCGACCTCCTCCAGGATGTCAGGTCGGACGTGCACTACCAGATCCGGATGGATCCCCAGGATGTTCTGGTCGTACGCCGCATGATGGATCTTGCACAACGCCATACCGTTCGACACTGCCGCAATCCCCCGTGGGTGCGCGTCCCGCCGAATATGGGCCGCGTCGAGCAGCCTCACGTGCCGCAACGAGCACATTGCACATCGCTGCTCGTAGGCTCGCATCACACGCGCCCGAAACACCGGCTGATGAACCCGCTGATTGGTATGGACAATCCGATATTTCCGCTCGATTACTGAATCAGCCGACGCCTCCGACAGATCGGACGGCACATCGACAGACACAACGAACTGGTTCTGACCGCGCTCCTCGGAAATGGCATACACCGGAAAGATCGCCAGATAGGTGCTCGTCGCCACCCCATAGAGCCAGATCATCGGCAGCCGTGAAGCCATAGCCTCCCGAACGGCACGGTTGTCCCCTTGCATTGCATCAGTACCGCGATACTTGTAACGCAAGAACCCATCCGTCCCGAACAAGTCCTCATATGGCGCGGATGCTTCGTTCGGGGAGTATGTGGTCATGATGGACAACGCCCCGCGTAAAACCGCAGGCCGCCGGATGCCCCGGCTCGGATCGACGAGTGGAATCCGCTCACCCTCGAAAACGAACTCCGCCAACTCCTCCCGCGCGACGACCGGCGAATCCCCACGCTCGGCCAGCCACGCGAACGCAGCCTCACGAAACCGCCGGTCGTAATCCTCGCTTCGAACACTGACACGCGCCACGCCAGCACCTTCCCACGCTCGCCAGTCCGATGTCCAGGCCGCGCACTCATCCGATAAAGGCATCCATATCCGCAGCCGCAGCCTCGCCTGGATTGAAAGAGCCCGAGGCTGGCAAACTATGTTCGGCATGACTGCCAGCCCAAGCGTGCCACCAGTAGATGGCTTCATGGCTAGGCGGGCTCGTACAAGGATCGCCATTATCAGCCCAGGTCAATAGTTCTGTGCACGTTGAAGATCATCAACGTCAGCCGTCTCGCCCTGGTCCCTGGACTTACATTCCTCAGCAACGACAACAGCCTCGCATGCTCGTGCAGCCGCGGCCTAGGGTCTAGGTTGACAGTCCAGGTCTCACGGATCGGACCTACACGACAGGGGTTTCGAACCCTTCGGTGGTTACAACCGCGCCGCTCTCCAGGTAGCTGATGAGTGCGGCGCGCGTGGTTGAAACGAACTCCTTTGGTACCTGGGCGGCGTCGACCCATGCGACCTGCGCGTGCTTGTTGGGCTCGGCGTTGATCGGCTCGCCGATCCAATCCTCGGCAACGAACACGACGGTGAGGAACCCATTGGGAGCCTCCACTCCCCACGCGCCGTGGATGATGCCGGCGACCTTCAACTCGGCCGGGTCGACGGTGAGCCTGGTCTCCTCCTCCAACTCGCGAATGGCCGTCGCGGTGATGGCCTCGCCCTTGTCGGCTTTCCCGACGGGCAGGTCCCAGTGGCCAGGAGCAAACTTGGCGTGCGGTCCGCGCTTGATGAGTAGCACCTTCCCAGCCGCGCGGTCGTGGACGATGACGGCGGCGACCAGAAGCGTATGGGAGTCGATGGCTGGGGGCAGGGCAGTGTCGGTCACAACATCGATCCTTTCAGAAAGCTGCTTCCCGAATCCGGCGTTCCAGCAGTGCCACACCAGGAACACCGCGACGGCGATAGCCGACCAAGGTCGGCCGGATCGAGGTCAGGGCCGAGACACCTCGCGCCGACGCCATCCCTTCGGCCAAGTCGAGCGCCTGTCCCCAGGCTGCGACAGCCTCATCGGCTCGCGCCTGGGCTGCCAGGCAGTCCCCGAGGTCGGCGTAGGTAAGCAAATGGACGCGCGGGTATTTTGTGCGGTCCCAGGAGGTGAAGGCGGCCCTGTGCCGCGCCTCGGTGCCCCGGTGGTCACCGATCTCGGTAAGGGTGCGGGCGGTGTGAGAGTCCACAGTTCCCGTAGCCGGGCCCATCAGCACGGAATAGACGGGCTGCGGTTCGCCGTCGCGGCTGAGGGCGTCTTCGGCGGCCAGCAGCGCCCGCGCGGCCAGGGCCCTCTCCTTGAGGGCGGCGTACGCCCTGGCGTGAGTAATGTGCAGCAGTGCCTCGGTCGCCCCATCGGCGTAGCCACGCGCCCGTTCCAGCGCGCCCTCAACGAGGTCAAGGCAGTGGTGAGGCTGTTTCAGGCTGAGCGCCTGGTGCGCGACGGCCCGCATCATCCACGCGGTGTGCGCATGCGGATCGGCCTCGACGGCAAGTCGGAAGCCGAGAAGGTAGTAGCGCTGGGCTGCGCCTTCTTGACCGAGGTCGTGGTGCTTCCACCCCAGTAGCCATGCCAGCTCCGCGACTGCGCTGAAGGCGTCACGTCGAATCCTGCCGTCGGCGTATCGGCACGACAGCATCGGGGCGGCGGTGTCGGCGAGGTAGGCGGCGACCGTGGACAGTCCGTGACCGCCCCCGAGTTGTTCGTCGGCCGCGCCGAACACCTTGGTGATCTGTCGGACCACGGCGATCTCCTCGGCCCCGACTCGCGCCTGTCCGGTGCGCGCACGCAACAACCGAGCTACGGGCTCATGGTCGTACTGCAGCGGCATCGCCACGTCGGCGGTGGTATAGACGGCCGCTGCAAGCCATTCCCGGCGCTCGACGTCCGCGCGACCCAGCGCGACGGCATCCACGGCAGGCTCTGCGCCGACCCGTTCGAGCCCCTGTCCGCCGGCAAGCCCGAGCTGGATCCGGGTCACCGGTCGCCCAGTACGCCTGGACAGCGCCTCGGCCAAGTAGGTGGCGGTCCGCGCGCTCGGCTCAACGCCGGCGACCCAGTGAGCCACGGCTGACTTGTTGGTCCTCAGTACGTCGCCGTTCTCGGCGGCGATGCGCACGACGGCGCGCGCCACCGCCTCGTAGCCCAGGCCGCTCGCGGCGATGGCTTCGCGCAAGCGGTCGTTGGGCGCTTGCGTAGACGGCATCCGTCTCCTGGTTAGACCGAATAAACGCTCTGGCTTACTGCCAACCATAGTTCTTCGCGATACCCGGCCGTTCACTGAAAGCGACACAACATCACGCGATCGTGAGGCCCCGATGACCACCCCCCAAGTCCCCGGCTACGCTGTCGCCCTCGAGGTCGAGGGCGTCCAGACCTTCCGAACCCCGAACGGTTTCGTAGCCAAATGCCGCTGCGGCTGGCGCTCACCCGTATACGCCTCCCCGGACATAGCCGAGGTCGAGCGGGCCGAGCACGAGGAGACGTGCCCCTGGCTGATGGCGCTCCCAGCATGAACGACATGGCCACCTCCCAACACACACTGACGGCGACGACGGTGGCGGTCGGCATGTTCGTCTACGCCGGAACCGAGTGGGTCCGGGTCGTCGACGTCCACACCGCCGCCGGGATCACCGAGGTCTACCTCGCCGACCGTGCGGACCCGATCGAGTACGCATCGGGGAGAAAATTGACGTGTGCCTGCCGATGCGGCCGTCGTGAAGGTAATCGGCGTCGTCGTCGCGCTGCTCGTACTCGCCTGCGCGCTCCAGGGCTTCCATCGGGACGAGGGCGGCCCGGCCTGCCCGGCGGGTTCTCCGGCGGCGAGCCGCTGAGGACTGGGAGGCTGACCGGATGAGAGAGAAGGTCTGGACGTTCATCGGCCGGCACGCGGGCGGCGTGCAGTGGCGCATCCTCTGGCTGGCCCATCAGAAGTACATCATCGGCGTGTCCGGGCTGGTCCGCGACGACGCCGGACGGGTGCTGCTGATCAAGGGCCGGATGTGGAAGCCGTCGCGGCCCTGGGGGCTGGTGACCGGCTACGCCGAGTCCGGGGAGCAGTGGCACGCCACGGTGGTCCGCGAGGCGCGCGAGGAAACCGGCTACGAGGTCAAGGCGCATCCCGAAACGGTGCGGCTGGTCACCGGGTTCAAGCGCCGCGCCGAGGTCGCGTTCCTCGCCGAGTTCGTCGGCGGCACCTACCGGCCGGACCCGAAAGAAGTCCTGGACGCGCAGTTCTTCGAGATCGACGCGCTGCCGGACGGGCTTCTGCCATCGCACCGAGAACTGATCGAACAAAACCGAGACTGGTTCCAGGGGGACGACGATGACCGTGCTCACGCCCAACGAGAAGCTAACCGGCACGACGGCGCAGAAGCAGGAGATCCTTGAACGGCTGACCCGCTTCCGGACCGACCCGTCTCGGACGCTGAAGCTCGCCGGCCGGTACCCGCACCTGAGGTTCGTCACGCTGCCCGAACTGCTGCCGAACCTCGCCGACCGTGACGTTTTCACCCAGGGCGTCCAGCTGGCCCGCGACCGATTCGCGGCCCTCGGGGCCAGCGAGCTGCTGCCATTCGAGCGGGTCTTCGTCGCGGTCGCCTCGGCCACCGCCACATGGGGCGGGTTCCACCACCGCCTGCTCCCCTACCGCGCCCCGGACGACTCCCAGACCCCCGGCTACCGGTACGTGCAGGCGGCGGCGGTCATCAGCCGCTACGGCGACCTGACCAGCGAGTCCTCCAGCACCCCCGGCGTGGCCGGGTTGGACCTGCTGCGCGCCTACGTCCACGACTGCCACCACTACCTGACCTTCCGGTCCTACTGGCTCGGTGCCTCCGGCATCCACCGGCACCGCCACGGGATCAACTACCGCCGCGAGTCCGGCCAGACCTACTCGGCCCGCGACCCGGAAGGCTCGGCCTCCACCCGCAATCTCGGCATCGTCATGGAAGGCGCGTTCGACCGAGAGGCGACCGCCGTCGTCCGCGAGACGGCACGCACCGCCAGGATCGAGTGCCCCGCCGACGGCCCCGACCGTCTCGCATTCCTCGACGCCACTGGCAACGGGCCGAGCGCCCCTGAGACCGGCGACTCGTGGCTCACGGCCATGAACGGCTACAGCAGACTCGTGACAGTCCCCTATGCCGCGTTCCTAGCGGAGATCGGCGGTCCGGCCGCCGACGAGCTTCACGGCCGCATCGTCCGCGCCACTCTGACCGGCGACCTCGCCCCGCTGGAGCGGTGGCTCGACAAACGTTACGGCCCCGGCGAGTTCGTAGCGCTGTTCCGGTCCGAGAACTACGCCCAGGTGGCGTAGGGAGGCCGTTCGTTGCCGCGAACCGTCAACACCGCCCGGGAACAAAAAAATGCGGCACCGCCTCAAAAGACGGTGCCGCATTCGCAAAGCAACCAACTCACGGACTCTGCGTGGACGCGGGTTCAATTCCCGCCGGATCCACGCCATCCGCAAGAAAACAAGTGGAGCCGGCGGGACATGGAAAATACTTTATATGGCAATGCAGTGAGCTGCGACGAAGCATCTAACTGACGTACAGTTAGATGGTTTTCGCCTTGCGGCCACCGTGCGGCCGAGCATGACAGGGCCTCGCGAGAAACCCGCCTCAACGATCCGCAGCAATGCTCACCAGATGCAGCGCTCTCGCCGCCGACGGGCCGCGCCATCGGACACAGCCCGGCAACACACTGCGACCGCAGCCGGGGATAGCTCAGTCGGCATCTGACAGGGCAGCCCACAATCTTTCAAGCTCCGACGAGCACAACAATAAAGTTTCCCTTTTCAGGTAAGGCTGACTTGAGTATTGGCCGCAAGTTTCCGATTGCTATCGCGATGCGTGACACGCATCGCGATTTGCAAGCCAATCAAGCAAGTATCCCTCGGCGGCGCAAAAACCTCAATACTCAAACGATACCCCTGCTCGCGCTGATTGGCACTCATGCTTCTCGAGTGCTAACCTACTTCAACCCTGCGGAGCGGCGCATCAAGGCGCTATACCTTGCGCTGGACAGATCTGGCCTAGACGCCTTGTCGGTTAGTTGCTAATGCGAGTAAATGCTTTATATTCAATACTAGCCAATGCGGCGCCGGTCGCTGGGAGGTGTGCGGCGGATGAGAAAGATTCTTTCAATCGACGGCGGTGGTATCAAGGGCGTCTTCCCTGCCGCCTTCCTGGCGGGCGTCGAGGAGTCGGTCGAAGCTCCGATCGGCGACTATTTCGACCTGATCGTTGGTACCTCGACGGGCGGCATCATCGCGATCGGCCTCGGCCTCGGCCTGTCAGCCCAGGAAATTTTGGCCTTCTACGAGACGCACGGCCCCAAGATCTTCTCGGGCAACCGGCGGATCAACGGGCTACTCCAGCTCGGCCGTGCGAAGTACCAGCGCGAACCCTAGGAGTCTGCCCTTCGGGAGGTCTTCGGCAACCGTCGTCTCGGTGAGAGCCGGACGCGCCTAATGGTGCCGTCGCTCAACTTGGAGACCGGCGAGGTCCACGTCTACAAGACGTCGCATCATCCGCGCTTGGAGAAGGACTACAAGCTGGAGGCCGTCGAGGCCGCGCTGGCCACAGCCGCGGCGCCAACCTACTTCCCGACCTTCCGTGCGGCGAACGGGATCCCGCTCGTCGACGGCGGGATGTGGGCGAACAACCCTGTGGGGCCTGCGATAGTCGAGGCCCTCGGAGTCCTTGAGTGGCCACGTGACGAGCTCAAGGTCCTGAGCCTGGGCTGCACCACCGAACCACTCCGTGCGAAGCCGAGCAAGACCAAGCGACTTGGACTCAACTACTGGGCGCTCAAGGTGGCCACCGTGTTCATGGCCGGCCAATCGTCCGCCTCGCTGGGTACCGCACAGCTGCTGGCAGGTCACTCCAACGTCATCCGAATCTCCCCGGCCGTGCCGAACAAGCGCTTCAAGCTGGACTCGGTCAAAGACATCGAGTCACTCAAGGGGTTGGGCGCATCGGAAGCCCGCAAGGCGATGCCCGATATGCGCAAACTGCTCACCGATAAGGCTGCGCCGTTCGTGCCAGCCCACACACTTAACGACCCGACTACCGCAGCGGGAGAATCAGCGCGATGAAGCTGACCAGCCACTTCGACGCTTTCCTAAAGGTGAAGGTGAACCTCACCGACGCTCGACTTGAGTTACTCGACGAACGTGTGGTGGCGGTCACTAACTTCCTGAAGGCTAGCGAAGACGCCAAGGCGTCACGCTTCCTTGGTGTGATTCCGCAGGGGTCGTATGCGCACCGCACCATAATCAACCCGGTGGACACGAACGACGAGTTCGACGCTGATGCGTTGCTCGAACTCGAAGAGAACGCCGACTGGAGCGCCGAGGACTACGTCGAAGAGCTCTACAAGGCGTTCCGGCGGAGCGGAAAATACCGCTACATGGTGAGTAGGGCACGCCCGCTGCGTCAAGGTCGATTACGCCAATGAGTTCCACATCGACGTCGTGCCATACCTGCAGCGACATGACGAGTACTACATCACCAACCGCGACGATAACGTCTTCGAGCTCACCAACCCGGAGGGCTTCAACGAGTGGCTTGACGAGCAGAATCGGATAACCAGCGGCGGCTTGATCAAGGTCATCCGGCTGTTCAAGTACCTCCGGGACCACAAGAACACATTCTCCGCTAAGTCGGTCATCTTGACGATCCTGCTCGGTGGACGAGTAAACGACGCTCTGCTACTCAGCGACCCCAAGCACTACGCCGACCTTCCGACAGCCTTCGTGAACATCCTGGCCGACCTGAACGAGTACCTCCAGGCCAACCCGACGATGTCCAACCTGACGGACCCAAGTTGTCCGACGCAGAACTTCAACCACCGCTGGGACCAGGACCAGTACAGAAACTTCCGAAACAAGGTTAAGTACTACAGCGACAAGGCGAGCGATGCCTACGCTGACGCCGACCGGACGAGCAGTATCCGCAAGTGGCATGACATCTTCGGTGACGACTTCGCTTCTAGCGCGACCGAGCTTGTGAAGGCCGCACGCGATCGAGTGACAGAGGTTGCCGGCTCCGAGCAGTTCCTTGAGAGGGACCTGGGTATCCCGGAGGGGTTGGAACCAACCTACGAGGTACGCATCGGAGCTACTGTTCTTGGTGTTCCCGGCTTTCGCGTGTTCGACCTGCGAAAGCATGGGAACGTCGTTGGGCGGAATCGGAAGATCAAGTTCGCTATCGTCAGGTGCGCTGTGCCTTCGCCCTTCACGATCTACTGGAAGGTACGGAACACGGGTGCTGAGGCTGCGGCAGCTGACTGCCTCCGCGGGAAGATCGAGAAGGACGACGGCTCGCGGTCTCGCAACGAGCCGACTAAGTACAGTGGAAAACACTACGTCGAGTGCTACGTCGTGAAGAACAGCGTCTGTGTGGCGAAGGATCGCCAGATAGTCGTGATCAAATAGGCTGAGCTGCCTCGTTCCGACGGCAACCATGCCATCGATCAGCTGTTGCGACTGTCTCGCCATGGCGTAGTCACAGACGCTCATGCGGGCCACGCCTTGTCACACC from Catenulispora sp. EB89 encodes:
- a CDS encoding HNH endonuclease produces the protein MARVSVRSEDYDRRFREAAFAWLAERGDSPVVAREELAEFVFEGERIPLVDPSRGIRRPAVLRGALSIMTTYSPNEASAPYEDLFGTDGFLRYKYRGTDAMQGDNRAVREAMASRLPMIWLYGVATSTYLAIFPVYAISEERGQNQFVVSVDVPSDLSEASADSVIERKYRIVHTNQRVHQPVFRARVMRAYEQRCAMCSLRHVRLLDAAHIRRDAHPRGIAAVSNGMALCKIHHAAYDQNILGIHPDLVVHVRPDILEEVDGPMLLHGLQEMAGVQLQVPRRQVEKPSRDAVEERYAEFLCAAP
- a CDS encoding tetratricopeptide repeat protein — its product is MPSTQAPNDRLREAIAASGLGYEAVARAVVRIAAENGDVLRTNKSAVAHWVAGVEPSARTATYLAEALSRRTGRPVTRIQLGLAGGQGLERVGAEPAVDAVALGRADVERREWLAAAVYTTADVAMPLQYDHEPVARLLRARTGQARVGAEEIAVVRQITKVFGAADEQLGGGHGLSTVAAYLADTAAPMLSCRYADGRIRRDAFSAVAELAWLLGWKHHDLGQEGAAQRYYLLGFRLAVEADPHAHTAWMMRAVAHQALSLKQPHHCLDLVEGALERARGYADGATEALLHITHARAYAALKERALAARALLAAEDALSRDGEPQPVYSVLMGPATGTVDSHTARTLTEIGDHRGTEARHRAAFTSWDRTKYPRVHLLTYADLGDCLAAQARADEAVAAWGQALDLAEGMASARGVSALTSIRPTLVGYRRRGVPGVALLERRIREAAF
- a CDS encoding NUDIX domain-containing protein translates to MREKVWTFIGRHAGGVQWRILWLAHQKYIIGVSGLVRDDAGRVLLIKGRMWKPSRPWGLVTGYAESGEQWHATVVREAREETGYEVKAHPETVRLVTGFKRRAEVAFLAEFVGGTYRPDPKEVLDAQFFEIDALPDGLLPSHRELIEQNRDWFQGDDDDRAHAQREANRHDGAEAGDP
- a CDS encoding NUDIX domain-containing protein codes for the protein MTDTALPPAIDSHTLLVAAVIVHDRAAGKVLLIKRGPHAKFAPGHWDLPVGKADKGEAITATAIRELEEETRLTVDPAELKVAGIIHGAWGVEAPNGFLTVVFVAEDWIGEPINAEPNKHAQVAWVDAAQVPKEFVSTTRAALISYLESGAVVTTEGFETPVV